One Ensifer adhaerens genomic window, CACCGGAGGAAGCAGAGGCGCTCGAAGAAAGCGGCGTGGATGCGATTACCCTCCAGGGTTTTGAAGCCGGCGGCCATCGCGGCATCTTCGATCCCGAGGCCAAGGACAGTGAAATCGGGCTTCGGGACCTGCTGACCCGAACCCTTCCGAAGGCCAAGGTGCCACTGATCGCGGCAGGCGGCATCATGACGGCTGCGGACATCCGGTCGTCGCTTTCCATGGGCGCCAGTGCCGTGCAGATGGGCACGGCTTTCCTCGCCACCACCGAAGCCGGAACCTCGGCGCCCTACCGGACAGCGCTGCGGGGTGCAGAACGCACGACGCGGACAACGCGCTCCTTCTCCGGCCGGTTTGCGCGTGGCATCGAGAACCGCTTCATGAACGAGGTGGACGCCGCCGCCGTCATGCCTTTCCCGGCTCAGAACAAGTTCACGCGCGATATCAGAGGCGCGTCGGCAGCAAAGGGATCGTCGGACTTCCTCTCCCTTTGGGCTGGAACCGGCAAGGGAGAGCTTTGGCAAGGCTCAGCTGCCAACCTGATCGAAAAGCTGTTTGCCGACTGATCGCCCGTTGCTCGAAATGTGCCTCCGAAGCCGTTGACGACAGGATAGAGCCTTCCCCTTTACTTCCGCCAAAACGTGGGTGAATGCTAGGCGATTGGCAATGATCATCGCGAAAGTCGGCAGAATGGATCGTATCGACGCAATGAAGGTGTTCGTGACAGCAGTCGACGAAGGCAGCCTTGCGGCCGCAGCCCGGCGGCTGAAACGATCACCGACGGCGGTCAGCCGCGCCCTGAACCTGCTCGAAGCCCATGTCGGGGTGGAGTTGCTGCATCGAACGACGCGATCGCTGAAGCTCAGCGAAGCCGGCCAGCGCTATGCAGCCGCCTGCCGGCGGGTGCTGATCGATCTCGAAGAGGCCGACATGCTCGCAGGTGGCGAACGTGCAGCCCCTCGCGGCACGCTGACGATCTCCGCGCCACCGATCGTTGGCGAAGAGGTCCTGCGCCCGATCCTCGACGACTTCCTCCACCAATATCCTGCAGTTTCGGCCCGGCTTCTCCTGCTCGACCGCTTCGTGAACCTTGTCGACGAAGGTGTCGATATCGCGCTCCGAATCGGCCATCTCGCGGACTCTTCGCTGATTTCAACACGGATCGGCGGCGATGTCCGGCGCGTCGTCGTCGGCTCGCCTCGCTATCTGGCCAACCACCCGCGGATCGACGAGCCAGCCGATCTCGCCAAACACCAGATCGTGGCCTTCACCAACTTCGGTCTCGATTCCTGGACGTTCACGCCAGTCGAGGGCTCCTTGATCCCCCGCACGGTACAGTTCACGCCGCGGTGCATCGTCAACAGCGTGCGTGCTGCAGTCGATTCTGCCGCCGCGGGTACCGGCCTGACCCGGCTCTACTCCTACCACGTCGCGCGCTACGTCAGCGATGGGCGGCTGAAAATCGTGCTGGCCGACGCCGAGCATTCGCCGATGCCGGTCCACCTTCTTGCGCCGCAGGGCCGCATGTCGGTTCCGAAGGTTCGCGCCTTTGCCGATTTCGCGCTGCCGCGTCTGCGGACTGAGTTCTCGCGGATGGCAACGGAAGCCGGCACTCTCGCCTGATTATGCCAATTATCGGTTGATTGACTACCGAACGCCGCTAATTCTCCCAATCATCGGATAGGTCTAAATCTGATTGCACCAACGCCGAGGGCGGAGGGCGGGCCGCACAGAGCGCCCGTTGCAATCGAAGAAGGATCATATCCATGAGCAACGAACAGAAGGTCGCCATCATCACCGGTGCATCGCAGGGTATCGGCGCCGCCCTGGTCCAGGCCTACCGCGATCGCAACTATCGTGTCGTCGCCACGTCCCGGTCCATCCAGGAAAGTTCGGATGCCGGCGTTCTCAGTGTAGCCGGCGATATCAGCAAGCCGGAGACCGCAGAGCGGGTCATTCGCCAGGCTCTGGAACGGTTCGGCAGGATCGACACGCTGGTCAACAACGCCGGTGTCTTCACCGCCAAGCCGTTCACCGAGTTCACCCAGGAAGACTATGATTTGAACCTCGGGGTCAACGTCGCCGGTTTCTTCCATATCACCCAGCACGCCGCCCGCGAGATGCTGAAGCAGGGCTCCGGTCACATCGTCAGCATCACGACCAGCCTCGTGAACCAGCCGATTGCCGGTGTTCCGGCTGCTCTGGCATCGATCACCAAGGGTGGTCTGAATTCCGTGACCCAGGCGCTCGCGATCGAATTCGCCCAGTCCGGCATCCGCGTCAACGCGGTCTCGCCGGGCATCATCAAGACCCCGATGCACCCGCCGGAAACGCACGCGGCACTCTCGACGCTGCACCCCGTCGGCCGCATGGGCGATATCCGCGATATCGTCGACGCCGTCCTTTATCTGGAGAACGCCGGTTTCGTGACGGGTGAGATTCTGCACGTCGATGGCGGTCAGAACGCAGGGCGCTGGTAACAGCATAGGGGATGTCCGGGAGCGACCATTGCCTAATCCTGGCCGCTCCCCCCTCCCCTTACAATGCAGACGATACGGCACCTGATGGTGCCGGCAACATCCAGATCTGAAGAGGAGACGGCAATGCCGATCGTTACAGTTCAGGTGACCCGCGAAGGCACCACTCAAGACCGCAAGTCGGTCACGGCCGAGGAAAAGGCCGAAATCATCAAGGGCGTGAGCCAGGTCCTGCTCGACGTGCTCAACAAGCCGCTGGAATCCACCTACGTTGTCATCGAGGAAGTCGAGCTCGACAATTGGGGCTGGGGCGGTCTGCCGACCGCGCAATATCGCGCCCTGCTGGCCGCTCAAGCAAAGGCCTGACACCGCCGATCAGACGTTCCTGCAACCCGCCGCTTGTCCGCAAGCGGCGGGTTTCGTTTGCGAAATTGTGTCGAAATGTATCCGAAGGTGCTTGCATTACATTCGCATGCAAGTCTGGATGTCGCGAACACACCGAGGACATATCCTGGGCGCCAATGAGACTGAGCGGATGTTCCCCGGCCCTGCCCAGGTGGTGCCGCAAGGACGCGAAGACCAGAACGGATTTGAGGAGTTTGCTCGATGGAGCATATCGACCATGTGCTGATTGTCGATGACGACCGTGAGATCCGCGAACTCGTGTCTGGTTACCTCAAGAAGAACGGGCTGCGCGCAACCGCCGTCGCCGATGGGCGACAGATGCGCAGCTTCCTCGAGGGCGATACCGTCGATCTCATCGTGCTCGACGTGATGATGCCGGGCGACGACGGGCTCGTGCTCAGCCGCGAGCTGCGGGCCGGCAAGCACAAGGCGATCCCGATCATCATGCTGACGGCCCGCAGCGACGAGATGGACCGGATCCTGGGGCTCGAGATGGGGGCCGATGACTATCTCTCCAAGCCGTTCTCCGCGCGCGAGCTGCTTGCCCGCATCAAGGCGGTGCTCCGGCGTGCGCGCATGCTGCCGCCAAACCTCCAGATCTCGGAGGCTGGGCAACTGCTGCGCTTCGGTCAGTGGAAACTCGATACGACCGCCCGGCATCTGATCGATGCAGACGGCACGGTAATTGCGCTGAGCGGCGCTGAATATCGGCTGCTGAAGGTCTTCATCGATCACCCCCAGCGCGTGCTCAACCGCGACCAGCTTCTCAACCTCACCCAGGGTCGCGAGGCCGATCTCTTCGATCGCTCGATCGATCTGCTCGTCAGCCGTGTTCGCCAACGGCTCGGCGATGATGCCCGCGAGCCGACCTACATCAAGACGGTGCGCAGTGAAGGTTATGTCTTTTCGGTCCCGATAGAAATCGTGGAGGCGCGCGAATGACGACGAGCGCAAACCCAGGAAGCATTCGACTGTGGCCGCGCACGCTCAGGGCGCGGCTCTTTGTTATCCTGCTGGCCGGTCTGACTATCGCGCATGTCATGTCGTTCACCGTGCTGTTCTTCGAGCGCTACATGGCCGCGAGATCGGTCATGTTCGATACGCTCGAAAACGAAATCGCCACGTCTATCGCCATACTCGATCGTCTGCCCGCGCCCGAGCGTGCCTCGTGGCTCCCTCGCCTGGACCGCGATAATTACGGCTTCCTTCTCGGACCTGGCGTTGCGGGCAATCCGTCGCTCGACCCGGCCGCCACGGAGATCGCGACGAAGATCGAGCGGGCGACCGGCCTTCAATTTCCGGTCAAAGTCGAAACTATCCCGGGCGAACGTCGCCATCTGCAGGCGCATCTGACATTGAGCGACGGTTCGCCGCTGACGATCGACGTCTTTCCCAAGGGTGTCATGCCATTGGCAAACTGGTTGCCCTTCGTGCTCGTGGCCCAACTCGTGCTTCTGCTCCTGTGCAGTTGGTTCGCCATGCGTCAGGCGGTGCGCCCGCTCGTCAACCTTGCCGCGGCTGCCGATACGCTGGACCCGAACCGGAATACGCCGCGCCTCAGCGAAACCGGACCCACCGAGGTCGCCTACGCGGCGACTGCGTTCAATGCCATGCGCGACCGCATTGCCCAGTATCTCGAAGAGCGGGTTCAGATCCTCGCTGCGATTTCCCACGATCTGCAGACGCCGATTACACGCATGAAGCTGCGCGCCGAAATGGCGGATGATTTCGCCGACCGGGAGAAGCTGATCCAGGATCTCGGCCAGATCGAAAGTCTGGTCAAGGAAGGTGTCGCCTATGCTCGAAGCGCCCACGGCAATGTCGAAAAGGCGACACGCATCGATCTTGCCTCCTTTGTCGAAAGCCTTGTCTATGACTATCAGGACACCGGCAAGGCGGTTAGCACAAACGATGGCGATGGCGGCGCGATCACCACCCGGCCCCAGGCGCTGAGACGCATCCTTACCAACCTGGTCGACAACGCACTCAAGTTTGGTGGCAGCGCGGAGATCGAAGTCAGGCGGCTGGCGGACGACACGGTGACCATCAAGGTGCTCGACCGCGGACCCGGCATTCCCACTGACCAGCTGGATGCCGTACTCAAACCCTTCGTCCGGCTGGAGGATTCCCGCAACCGCGACACCGGCGGAACCGGCCTCGGCCTTGCCATTGCCCAACAGCTTGCGGCCTCCATCGATGCCTCACTGAAGCTGACCAACCGCGACGGCGGTGGATTGGTTGCAGAACTCGCCATTCGTCGCCTTCCGGCATGAGGCACAACAAGGCGCGGTGACTTCACATGCCTGCGCCTCAGCCGCTCTCGGAACGACCAATCCTCCAATAAAAAAAGCGGCGGCCTCATCGGCCGCCGCCTTCGTGGATCAAGCTACTGAAGGTTGCCGCAACCAGCATCCCCGTTAGATGAGATTGATCGTCACATCGATGTTGCCGCGCGTCGCCTTGGAATAGGGGCACGTCTGGTGCGCGGCATCGACCAACTGGCGCGCAACATCGGCGTCGATCCCCGGCAGGCTGACATTCAGCCGCGCCTGCAGGAAATAGCCTCCGTCGCGGTTACGCAGGTCCACCTCGGCATCGACGGCAAGGTCGGCCGGAAGCGCGACCTTCCGTTGGCCAGCCGCCAGTCCGATTGCACCGATGAAGCAAGCCGACCAGCCGGCGGCGAAAAGCTGCTCCGGGTTCGTCCCTGGCCGTGCGCTGCCGGGCGTCGAGAGCTTGACGTCCAGACGCCCGTCGTCGCTCTGGGAGGCGCCGTCGCGGCCGCCGGTTGTGTGGGTCTTGCCGGTGTAGAGTATCTTTTCAGCTTCACTCATCGTGCTCTTCCTTTCGACAGGTGTTCCTTTCGGGCCCGATTGCCCCGTGCGACTGTCGAGACACAGATGGCGCGCGACAGGTGTATGGGATGTTTCAGCGACAAGCGGAAATGTGTGGAAGTCTGCCAAGTACCGGAGCTGATACACGCTGATACGAAGGCGGCCATCTGGTGCATGCGGATCGGCGCGCGTGAAACGCGCTCGGCCCGGCGTCTTTCCGTGCCGGGCAGTTTTCAATATGCATCGGCACGCAAAAAAGCGCGGGCCCGGTGAACCGGAACCCGCGCCTCCACGCAATCAGCGGGAGAAAAACTAGAAGCGGTCGACGTCGATGATCGCTTGGGCGAAGGCGGACGGCGCCTCCTGCGGCAGGTTGTGGCCGATGCCGCCGGTGGCCAGCCGATGCTCGTACTTGCCGGAGAAGCGCTTGGCATAGGCTGCGGGGTCCGGATGCGGAGCACCGTTGGCGTCGCCCTCGAGTGTAATGGTCGGCACCGTAATGGTCGGGAACTGC contains:
- a CDS encoding NAD(P)H-dependent flavin oxidoreductase, translating into MQDPLAKLGLKHPLIVAPMAGGPSSPELVIASSASGALGSIGAAYSSPAAITEFVDKVRARTDRPFAINLFIQHPQPQIDATTVERALAATARYRDELDLPTPQFAAPYEEDFDQQFEAVLKAKPDVLSFVFGVLPAEHTRAARGAGMLIVGTATTPEEAEALEESGVDAITLQGFEAGGHRGIFDPEAKDSEIGLRDLLTRTLPKAKVPLIAAGGIMTAADIRSSLSMGASAVQMGTAFLATTEAGTSAPYRTALRGAERTTRTTRSFSGRFARGIENRFMNEVDAAAVMPFPAQNKFTRDIRGASAAKGSSDFLSLWAGTGKGELWQGSAANLIEKLFAD
- a CDS encoding LysR family transcriptional regulator; protein product: MDRIDAMKVFVTAVDEGSLAAAARRLKRSPTAVSRALNLLEAHVGVELLHRTTRSLKLSEAGQRYAAACRRVLIDLEEADMLAGGERAAPRGTLTISAPPIVGEEVLRPILDDFLHQYPAVSARLLLLDRFVNLVDEGVDIALRIGHLADSSLISTRIGGDVRRVVVGSPRYLANHPRIDEPADLAKHQIVAFTNFGLDSWTFTPVEGSLIPRTVQFTPRCIVNSVRAAVDSAAAGTGLTRLYSYHVARYVSDGRLKIVLADAEHSPMPVHLLAPQGRMSVPKVRAFADFALPRLRTEFSRMATEAGTLA
- a CDS encoding SDR family NAD(P)-dependent oxidoreductase — protein: MSNEQKVAIITGASQGIGAALVQAYRDRNYRVVATSRSIQESSDAGVLSVAGDISKPETAERVIRQALERFGRIDTLVNNAGVFTAKPFTEFTQEDYDLNLGVNVAGFFHITQHAAREMLKQGSGHIVSITTSLVNQPIAGVPAALASITKGGLNSVTQALAIEFAQSGIRVNAVSPGIIKTPMHPPETHAALSTLHPVGRMGDIRDIVDAVLYLENAGFVTGEILHVDGGQNAGRW
- a CDS encoding tautomerase family protein, which gives rise to MPIVTVQVTREGTTQDRKSVTAEEKAEIIKGVSQVLLDVLNKPLESTYVVIEEVELDNWGWGGLPTAQYRALLAAQAKA
- a CDS encoding response regulator; its protein translation is MEHIDHVLIVDDDREIRELVSGYLKKNGLRATAVADGRQMRSFLEGDTVDLIVLDVMMPGDDGLVLSRELRAGKHKAIPIIMLTARSDEMDRILGLEMGADDYLSKPFSARELLARIKAVLRRARMLPPNLQISEAGQLLRFGQWKLDTTARHLIDADGTVIALSGAEYRLLKVFIDHPQRVLNRDQLLNLTQGREADLFDRSIDLLVSRVRQRLGDDAREPTYIKTVRSEGYVFSVPIEIVEARE
- a CDS encoding ATP-binding protein, with translation MTTSANPGSIRLWPRTLRARLFVILLAGLTIAHVMSFTVLFFERYMAARSVMFDTLENEIATSIAILDRLPAPERASWLPRLDRDNYGFLLGPGVAGNPSLDPAATEIATKIERATGLQFPVKVETIPGERRHLQAHLTLSDGSPLTIDVFPKGVMPLANWLPFVLVAQLVLLLLCSWFAMRQAVRPLVNLAAAADTLDPNRNTPRLSETGPTEVAYAATAFNAMRDRIAQYLEERVQILAAISHDLQTPITRMKLRAEMADDFADREKLIQDLGQIESLVKEGVAYARSAHGNVEKATRIDLASFVESLVYDYQDTGKAVSTNDGDGGAITTRPQALRRILTNLVDNALKFGGSAEIEVRRLADDTVTIKVLDRGPGIPTDQLDAVLKPFVRLEDSRNRDTGGTGLGLAIAQQLAASIDASLKLTNRDGGGLVAELAIRRLPA
- a CDS encoding organic hydroperoxide resistance protein, with the translated sequence MSEAEKILYTGKTHTTGGRDGASQSDDGRLDVKLSTPGSARPGTNPEQLFAAGWSACFIGAIGLAAGQRKVALPADLAVDAEVDLRNRDGGYFLQARLNVSLPGIDADVARQLVDAAHQTCPYSKATRGNIDVTINLI